A window of Panthera leo isolate Ple1 chromosome D2, P.leo_Ple1_pat1.1, whole genome shotgun sequence contains these coding sequences:
- the TYSND1 gene encoding LOW QUALITY PROTEIN: peroxisomal leader peptide-processing protease (The sequence of the model RefSeq protein was modified relative to this genomic sequence to represent the inferred CDS: inserted 1 base in 1 codon), whose product MARQWGPSMRAAERAGCVVSASRAGQPEAGSWSCSGVILSRCPDLVLCHGGIFTPFLRAGSGALSAAGAAFLPGDSCGDDLRLHVQRGPAASSPSGRAERGRPGLCTPQCAGPESGPQGRPRGRPLQPPRPAELLLLLSCPAFRAHFARLFGGEAAEQWRFASAAPEDEVTEDEEEDQLRALGWFALLRVRPDSEEEEEEEEGERGPAVAVAPLGAVPKGAPLLACGSPFGAFCPDIFLNTLSRGVLSNAAGPLLLTDARCLPGTEGGGVFAARPAGALVALVAAPLCWKAREWVGLTLLCAAAPLLRAARAALGSLCPGTDALAALLPQELSAPWGLTLRDPGPPWAAAAVLVECGTVWGSGVAVAPRLVVTCRHVAPREAARVLVRVTPPKSAAIWGQVVFATQETSPYDIAVVSLEEDLPDVSLPVPAEHFHEGEAVSVVGFGVFGQACGPSVTSGILSAVVQVDDTPVMLQTTCAVHGGSSGGPLFSTRTGDLLGIVASNTRDNNTGATYPHLNFSIPITVLQPALRRYGQTGDLGGLRELDSTTEPVXGGVAAAAAAGGGPAEQAVSQPSGEKSHHVMPQDELRVAASGPCPGTPQLGCLPIPTHRVRLWSLDQTSLRPHGSPTWKPVWGCFLEPSPLSAPWH is encoded by the exons ATGGCGCGGCAGTGGGGGCCGTCCATGAGGGCGGCCGAGCGGGCGGGCTGCGTGGTGAGCGCTTCCCGGGCCGGGCAGCCCGAGGCCGGCTCGTGGAGCTGCAGCGGGGTGATCCTGAGCCGCTGCCCGGACCTGGTGCTGTGCCACGGGGGCATTTTCACCCCCTTCCTGCGGGCCGGGAGCGGGGCGCTGAGTGCGGCCGGCGCCGCCTTCCTGCCCGGCGACAGTTGCGGCGACGACCTGCGCCTGCACGTGCAGCGGGGTCCCGCAGCCTCGAGCCCCTCAGGCCGCGCGGAGCGGGGCCGCCCGGGGCTGTGCACGCCCCAGTGCGCGGGCCCAGAGTCAGGCCCTCAGGGCCGACCCCGCGGGCGGCCCCTGCAGCCCCCGCGGCCCGccgagctgctgctgctgctgagctGCCCGGCCTTCCGGGCCCACTTCGCTCGCCTCTTCGGGGGCGAGGCGGCGGAGCAGTGGCGCTTCGCAAGCGCGGCGCCGGAGGACGAGGTGacggaggacgaggaggaggatcAGCTGAGAGCGCTGGGCTGGTTCGCGCTGCTGCGTGTGCGGCCCGActccgaggaggaggaggaagaggaggagggggagcgcGGGCCGGCAGTGGCCGTGGCGCCTCTCGGGGCCGTGCCCAAGGGCGCGCCGCTGCTGGCCTGCGGCTCCCCGTTCGGGGCCTTCTGCCCGGACATCTTTCTCAACACGCTCAGCCGCGGCGTGCTCAGCAACGCGGCCGGCCCGCTGCTGCTCACCGACGCTCGCTGCCTGCCGGGCACCGAGGGCGGCGGCGTGTTCGCGGCGCGGCCCGCGGGGGCGCTGGTGGCGCTGGTGGCCGCGCCCCTCTGCTGGAAGGCCCGCGAGTGGGTGGGCCTCACGCTGCTCTGCGCCGCCGCCCCTCTCCTGCGTGCCGCCAGAGCCGCGCTGGGCAGCCTGTGCCCCGGCACCGATGCCCTGGCAGCCCTCCTGCCGCAGGAGCTGAGCGCCCCATGGGGCCTGACCCTCCGAGACCCAGGGCCCCCGTGGGCAGCTGCGGCCGTGCTGGTGGAGTGCGGCACCGTCTGGGGCTCTGGAGTGGCCGTGGCGCCCCGCCTCGTGGTGACCTGCCGGCATGTGGCCCCTCGGGAAGCGGCCAGGGTCCTGGTGCGCGTCACGCCCCCCAA GAGTGCTGCCATCTGGGGACAAGTGGTATTTGCCACCCAGGAGACATCGCCCTACGACATAGCGGTGGTGAGCCTGGAGGAGGACCTACCCGATGTCTCCCTGCCGGTGCCTGCCGAGCATTTCCACGAAG GCGAAGCTGTCAGCGTGGTGGGCTTTGGCGTCTTCGGCCAGGCTTGCGGGCCCTCGGTGACCTCGGGCATCCTGTCAGCTGTGGTGCAGGTGGATGACACGCCGGTGATGCTACAGACCACGTGTGCCGTGCATGGCGGCTCCAGCGGGGGACCCCTCTTCTCCACCCGCACAGGAGACCTCCTGG GCATCGTGGCCAGCAACACCCGGGACAATAACACAGGGGCCACCTACCCTCACCTGAACTTCAGCATTCCCATCACGGTGCTGCAGCCAGCCCTGCGGCGGTATGGTCAGACGGGTGACCTGGGCGGCCTCCGGGAGCTGGACAGCACCACTGAGCCAG AGGGTGGTGTGGCGGCTGCAGCGGCCGCTGGCGGAGGCCCCGCGGAGCAAGCTGTGAGCCAGCCCTCTGGAGAGAAGAGCCACCATGTTATGCCACAGGACGAGCTGAGGGTAGCGGCCTCAGGACCCTGCCCGGGCACACCCCAGCTGGGctgcctccccatccccacccatcGCGTTCGGCTCTGGAGTCTGGACCAAACTTCCCTTCGGCCCCATGGGTCTCCAACCTGGAAGCCTGTTTGGGGGTGCTTTTTGGAGccctcacctctctctgccccctggcACTAA